A DNA window from Ornithodoros turicata isolate Travis chromosome 10, ASM3712646v1, whole genome shotgun sequence contains the following coding sequences:
- the LOC135369818 gene encoding integrator complex subunit 1-like, with protein sequence MEREKGKSSQKRGPNKVKALFPSGDFIALGSKQRSADVPEPKPSSKSSSLSTAGTSGERKRTESNAGQPPVQSKKQKLSSSSSSTSALPRLASAASQGKKDTTSADDQWDAIAIEVDPTDFLSRVLKAEDSGDEERVDSLMCGAVKTLKSTRPKPDPMLYLTLMFIAKARPRIYDSEVVIEAFTSLLKRDVTINFKTKGNNLISVLSSNLLLAAFQDTNCWPEQFVKVFVEDSLGDRIWVDHEECKSFVANVITAFNTRLPPKSMMAPELVFKPDACPSPPAAMNIDDDDSLSSLHLDLKEGTENIAVVPRYASVQATIEQYILEIIHEQLTRRQPMDISKNLLRLLICACGISEVRSLVAHRLETWLQNPKLTRPAQDLLLTVCMNCNQHNKHDVEVIGFLIRIRLKTKPVVNHFLQCMKELLGQHPDNLSTVLKHCIYNELSNSRNPNNMQLLSVIFQHSPDKAAQVLAEVFQDLLINRDDYLRCLRALFREIIRSLRHDLNFTAFCQGLMQERKEAQYQELEQPLKERLFVSLTDLVVLSIFLAITPAVREAATAFFRSEKKDMSAFRSYQSTVATIQRDTVWWLHTVVPKMFKPARNEFLHCLHKVLFLEQPEHYYKDNWPPEGDRPFMLRLASDVPVLEDMFIRVLIIGMSKDHPLNPSDALELVEQLVRRAASIFKEDTHPVLAVERTELIDLLFHLCAYHHPENISLPSGYSPPKLAIADYYWKAWIMLLIIVAHNPSSFGQIAWEGHPTLRSMMEMCITNHFVFPPPTMTAGDKGDDIKTREVQISQVEKQKILEFETHLAAASTKVTITESNSLLLSKLITMDPQGPARRPPLQVLDQLKSLNETLKLGHLLCRSRNPDFLVDIIQRHGTSQSMPWLAELVESCEGSFDHLPVQCLCEFLLSDALDCNAAGIDQEEEKADKGRGKALQNKKRKQQQLLQHLQKLLRNPDDLQATCEVLDYLMRRLSSQQQNARAVATKGLTLVLSQIGNAAESGKVESLHDYDWLLKDIPVLPHFKVVRIQVSHTLRLACQVENDPSAITAYVKFLATYTPDEDLAELSLDIAQLVVERPTIINCILPQDTTTSIYSQIFLSSLLDIFTRYLQIARKPSKDMYWYECQDHIMVQWPSGETATMHILVVHSMIILLTYGPPEQDPEPFTALLETWFPQDGDPPQAFLVDTSEEALLLPDWLKLKMIRSSVEVLVDAALKDLDPNQLVLFIQSFGIPVHSMGKLLACLDEAVEYDEEAVVQAVVDKAYMSQLVEVQHQRGAVGGERFYRLLGESEYGDAMADEDDIEPVPTSVIQHAPPRPIDASRIDSISKAVIQLYSLDPRLGKLGNKQEQELFRGLQKAFSQDVLRKCLFGSSLAEFIHTCEHILESDQCERFVSALHAKPCVSCSLFRLAIAGQQKAASNSPLVFKFQWVCTKILELTKTTSPLTNVLQHFCTSSSSSRNKDQAPRRLSPADVKSANIVDALTSVARNESKRFEEALCVLVQRAIKLGNSQPLIHALSKILCGNMFECEKVTTSFVIVDWLEHLEPECISSSPELQYQLLFQNSTKNPLLRTTFRPYLLALLIHRAHWNTLHNVIDEVLSSSKKQYDPTAVLDFLQACMFIPKIWQGRDKKIPKHYIPEKILLFSPDQVCCMTDYIIEELLMKPGQEREEEAKLSSRLPLLEQGCTDQILISSVVCHLVSIIQSEPARRGAAKDLLVELYLCVPSIISISDAVVDTLKDIEPQKSGQTKVDVLSHTLLLALSIADLNRQAQQKLGDLNIACRKLAATHPELLLRQLPMVTSLLHSRSGVGTFLFGTRSQTSFFVNMLGMLELLVPQLFADAYCHTVNEILDVYVEAFQSHLQFVRNQDTKEVVVNLLNSFLLLVHRYLQHSSTEARLWIQKQFANFQDMSSLVPDLMSLRTLLAGTCIHHYAPDGAENSKDSEPGTSKASFQSSSSAMQGPQKSSAARDLRLSIENENCNPEEILSSLKELELVASRKPEAMLSYQDDLQCIVLSGLNMACCGLAFKLLMQSIRNSPRTAGQFISGYLQCLGSDRREIVQMALERLPEFVVLAQEHGSILLQKAFQVGISTNVNSAVPITEALALLNLQYGN encoded by the coding sequence ATGGAGCGAGAAAAGGGAAAATCTTCCCAAAAGAGGGGCCCAAATAAGGTGAAAGCTCTCTTCCCATCAGGCGATTTCATCGCTCTTGGATCAAAACAACGGTCGGCCGACGTCCCAGAACCGAAACCGTCATCAAAATCATCTTCATTGAGCACAGCAGGCACTAGCGGTGAACGCAAAAGAACAGAAAGCAACGCGGGACAACCGCCTGTTCAATCGAAGAAACAGAAGCTCTCTTCAAGCTCGTCGTCAACGTCTGCGTTACCCCGTCTGGCCTCTGCCGCTTCGCAGGGCAAGAAAGATACGACAAGTGCCGACGACCAGTGGGACGCTATCGCTATAGAAGTCGATCCCACGGACTTTCTGAGCAGAGTGCTAAAAGCGGAGGATTCCGGGGACGAAGAGCGGGTGGATTCTCTCATGTGTGGTGCGGTGAAAACTCTCAAGAGCACGCGGCCGAAACCCGATCCGATGCTGTATCTGACGCTGATGTTTATTGCCAAGGCGAGGCCCAGAATATACGACTCCGAAGTCGTGATCGAAGCGTTCACCAGCCTGCTGAAGCGAGACGTCACGATTAATTTCAAGACGAAAGGGAATAACCTGATTTCGGTGCTGTCGAGTAACCTCCTTCTGGCAGCGTTTCAAGACACCAACTGCTGGCCCGAACAGTTCGTGAAGGTGTTCGTGGAAGATTCGCTGGGCGATCGGATTTGGGTCGACCACGAGGAGTGCAAAAGTTTTGTGGCAAACGTCATTACTGCTTTTAATACGAGGTTGCCACCGAAGAGCATGATGGCACCAGAACTCGTTTTCAAGCCGGACGCATGCCCGAGTCCTCCTGCTGCGATGAACATCGACGACGACGATTCATTATCTAGTCTACACCTCGATCTCAAAGAGGGCACCGAAAACATCGCGGTGGTTCCGCGCTACGCGTCAGTGCAAGCGACTATCGAGCAGTATATTCTGGAGATAATTCACGAGCAGCTGACCCGTCGACAGCCAATGGACATATCGAAGAACTTGCTGCGGCTTCTGATATGCGCTTGTGGAATCAGCGAAGTGCGCTCCCTGGTGGCCCATCGCCTCGAAACGTGGTTGCAAAATCCAAAGCTCACGCGACCCGCTCAGGACCTGCTGCTGACAGTGTGCATGAACTGCAACCAGCACAATAAGCACGACGTGGAAGTCATCGGCTTTCTGATCCGGATCAGGCTGAAGACGAAGCCCGTGGTCAACCATTTCTTGCAGTGCATGAAGGAATTGCTGGGACAGCACCCCGATAACTTGAGCACTGTCTTGAAGCACTGCATCTACAACGAACTGTCCAACTCGCGTAATCCAAACAACATGCAGTTGCTCTCCGTGATTTTCCAGCATTCGCCCGACAAGGCGGCCCAGGTCCTTGCCGAGGTCTTCCAGGACCTGTTGATAAACCGGGACGACTACCTGCGCTGCCTGCGGGCCTTGTTCCGCGAAATTATACGTTCCCTGCGGCACGACTTGAATTTTACCGCGTTCTGCCAGGGCTTGATGCAGGAAAGGAAGGAGGCACAGTATCAAGAACTGGAGCAGCCGCTGAAAGAACGTTTGTTTGTCTCTCTGACCGACCTAGTTGTACTGTCCATCTTCTTGGCCATTACTCCGGCTGTCCGTGAAGCGGCTACGGCTTTCTTCCGATCGGAGAAGAAAGACATGTCGGCTTTTCGGTCTTACCAGTCGACCGTGGCCACCATACAGAGGGACACAGTGTGGTGGCTTCATACGGTGGTGCCGAAGATGTTCAAGCCTGCACGAAACGAATTCCTTCACTGTCTTCACAAGGTGCTCTTTCTCGAACAACCGGAGCATTACTACAAGGACAACTGGCCTCCCGAAGGGGACAGACCATTTATGCTGAGGCTGGCCTCGGACGTACCTGTCTTGGAAGATATGTTTATCAGAGTTCTCATCATTGGAATGTCCAAGGACCACCCCTTGAACCCATCTGACGCGTTGGAGCTTGTAGAGCAGCTTGTAAGAAGAGCAGCTTCAATTTTCAAGGAAGACACCCATCCTGTGCTGGCAGTTGAGCGAACGGAGCTCATTGATCTGCTGTTTCACCTCTGCGCGTATCACCATCCGGAAAATATTTCGCTGCCCTCTGGGTACTCACCTCCAAAGCTAGCCATTGCAGATTACTACTGGAAGGCGTGGATCATGCTTCTCATCATTGTAGCCCACAACCCGTCGAGCTTTGGCCAAATTGCGTGGGAGGGCCATCCAACCTTGAGGAGCATGATGGAGATGTGCATCACTAACCACTTCGTATTTCCTCCACCGACCATGACAGCGGGTGACAAAGGGGACGACATCAAGACTAGAGAGGTGCAGATCAGTCAGGTGGAGAAGCAGAAGATTCTCGAATTCGAGACACATCTCGCAGCTGCGTCAACAAAGGTCACCATCACTGAAAGCAACAGTCTGCTGCTCTCAAAATTGATTACGATGGACCCACAAGGCCCTGCAAGGAGGCCACCACTGCAAGTGCTCGATCAGCTCAAGTCTCTGAATGAAACGCTCAAGCTCGGCCATCTGTTGTGCCGCAGTCGTAATCCCGACTTCCTTGTCGACATTATTCAGCGGCACGGTACTTCACAGTCCATGCCCTGGTTGGCTGAACTGGTGGAATCATGCGAGGGTTCCTTCGACCATCTTCCTGTCCAGTGTCTTTGCGAGTTCTTGCTCAGTGACGCGTTGGACTGTAACGCAGCCGGCATAGATCAAGAGGAGGAAAAGGCTGACAAGGGCAGAGGCAAAGCGCTCCAGAACAAGAAACGAAAGCAACAGCAGCTGCTTCAGCACCTACAAAAGTTGCTGAGAAATCCCGACGACCTTCAAGCGACCTGCGAAGTTCTTGACTACCTCATGCGACGTCTGAGCTCACAACAACAGAATGCCAGAGCAGTCGCTACTAAAGGACTGACTCTGGTGCTCAGCCAGATTGGGAACGCCGCGGAGTCCGGCAAGGTCGAGTCGCTCCACGATTACGACTGGCTCCTCAAGGACATTCCGGTGTTGCCACACTTCAAAGTTGTGCGCATTCAAGTGAGCCACACCCTCCGCCTCGCGTGCCAAGTGGAGAACGACCCGTCCGCCATTACGGCGTACGTCAAGTTCCTGGCAACCTACACGCCGGACGAAGACCTCGCAGAGCTCTCGTTAGACATTGCACAGCTCGTCGTCGAGCGGCCCACGATTATCAACTGCATCCTTCCGCAGGACACGACGACTTCGATCTACAGCCAGATATTCCTGTCCTCATTGCTCGATATTTTCACGAGGTACCTGCAGATCGCGAGAAAGCCGTCGAAAGACATGTACTGGTACGAGTGCCAGGACCACATCATGGTTCAGTGGCCCTCCGGCGAAACTGCTACGATGCACATCCTCGTGGTCCACTCGATGATAATCCTCCTTACGTACGGCCCCCCCGAACAGGACCCCGAACCGTTCACAGCCCTGCTGGAAACGTGGTTTCCGCAAGACGGTGACCCACCCCAGGCGTTCCTCGTAGACACGTCCGAGGAGGCTCTGCTCTTACCCGACTGGTTGAAGCTGAAGATGATCCGGTCTTCCGTTGAAGTGCTTGTCGATGCAGCCTTGAAGGATCTCGATCCTAACCAGCTGGTTTTATTCATACAGTCGTTTGGGATACCTGTTCACAGCATGGGCAAGCTGCTTGCCTGCTTAGACGAGGCCGTGGAGTACGACGAGGAAGCCGTCGTGCAAGCCGTCGTTGATAAGGCGTACATGTCGCAGTTGGTGGAAGTGCAGCACCAGAGAGGGGCCGTTGGCGGAGAGAGGTTCTACAGGCTGCTAGGTGAAAGTGAGTACGGTGACGCCATGGCAGACGAGGACGACATCGAGCCGGTCCCGACGTCCGTGATACAGCATGCACCTCCCAGGCCCATAGATGCCTCTCGTATTGACTCCATCTCTAAGGCTGTGATCCAGCTGTACAGCTTAGATCCGAGACTGGGAAAGCTTGGCAACAAACAAGAACAGGAGCTCTTCAGGGGCCTCCAAAAGGCCTTTTCTCAGGATGTGCTGAGGAAGTGTCTCTTTGGAAGCTCTCTAGCAGAATTCATTCACACGTGCGAACACATTTTGGAGAGTGACCAGTGTGAAAGGTTTGTTTCTGCTCTGCATGCAAAGCCCTGTGTGTCGTGTTCACTATTTAGGCTGGCGATCGCAGGCCAGCAGAAGGCAGCCTCGAACTCCCCGCTTGTCTTCAAGTTCCAGTGGGTCTGCACAAAGATCCTGGAACTTACAAAAACTACTTCACCCCTCACAAACGTTTTGCAGCACTTCTGCACGTCGAGCTCGTCCTCGAGGAACAAGGATCAGGCACCACGGCGGCTGTCACCAGCAGACGTGAAGTCGGCAAACATTGTGGATGCCCTCACGTCCGTCGCACGAAATGAGTCAAAGCGCTTTGAAGAGGCACTCTGCGTTTTGGTTCAGCGGGCCATCAAGCTGGGCAACAGCCAGCCCCTGATCCATGCTCTTTCGAAAATCCTCTGCGGCAACATGTTTGAATGCGAGAAGGTCACCACTAGCTTTGTGATCGTTGACTGGTTGGAACACTTGGAACCTGAATGTATTTCGTCTTCGCCAGAGCTTCAGTACCAGCTGCTTTTTCAGAACAGCACAAAGAACCCCCTGCTGAGAACAACGTTCCGCCCGTATCTTCTGGCCCTGCTCATCCATCGGGCACACTGGAACACCTTGCACAACGTCATCGACGAGGTGCTTTCATCGTCGAAGAAACAGTACGACCCGACCGCTGTGCTGGACTTCCTCCAGGCCTGCATGTTCATTCCGAAGATATGGCAGGGACGCGATAAGAAGATTCCAAAGCATTACATCCCAGAGAAAATCTTGCTTTTCAGTCCCGATCAGGTTTGCTGCATGACCGATTACATCATAGAGGAATTGCTGATGAAACCTGGACAGGAACGAGAGGAAGAAGCAAAGCTATCGTCACGCCTGCCTCTTCTTGAACAGGGGTGCACCGATCAGATCCTGATATCTTCTGTGGTCTGCCACCTAGTGTCCATTATACAAAGCGAGCCTGCCCGTAGGGGAGCAGCAAAAGACTTGCTTGTGGAGCTTTACCTGTGTGTTCCGAGCATAATCTCGATCTCGGATGCTGTTGTAGACACGCTCAAGGACATTGAACCTCAGAAATCGGGCCAGACGAAAGTGGACGTTCTGTCGCACACGCTTCTCCTTGCACTGTCAATTGCCGACCTCAACAGGCAGGCCCAGCAAAAGCTTGGCGACCTGAACATTGCTTGCAGAAAGTTAGCGGCTACTCATCCGGAGCTTTTGCTTCGTCAGCTTCCCATGGTGACAAGTCTGCTGCACAGCCGCTCTGGTGTTGGAACGTTCCTCTTCGGCACTCGTAGCCAGACCTCTTTTTTCGTCAACATGTTGGGGATGTTGGAGCTCCTGGTGCCTCAACTCTTTGCGGACGCCTATTGCCACACCGTGAATGAAATTTTGGATGTCTACGTTGAGGCTTTCCAAAGTCACCTTCAGTTTGTACGCAACCAAGACACGAAGGAGGTGGTTGTAAATTTGCTGAATTCTTTCTTGTTGCTGGTGCACCGTTACCTCCAGCACAGTTCAACCGAAGCACGGCTATGGATCCAGAAGCAGTTCGCAAATTTTCAAGACATGTCGTCCCTGGTTCCCGACCTGATGAGCCTTCGGACGCTGTTGGCTGGCACTTGCATACATCACTATGCTCCGGACGGAGCAGAGAACTCAAAGGACTCGGAACCTGGCACTTCAAAGGCGTCTTTCCAGAGCAGTTCGTCCGCAATGCAGGGTCCTCAGAAGAGCTCCGCCGCAAGAGACCTGAGGCTTTCGATCGAAAATGAAAACTGCAACCCCGAAGAAATACTCTCTTCGCTGAAAGAACTTGAGCTGGTCGCATCGAGGAAACCTGAGGCCATGTTGTCCTACCAGGACGACTTGCAGTGCATTGTGCTCAGCGGTTTAAACATGGCCTGTTGCGGTTTGGCTTTTAAGCTGTTGATGCAGAGCATCAGGAATAGTCCGAGAACTGCAGGGCAGTTCATATCCGGTTATCTGCAGTGTCTCGGAAGTGACAGACGTGAGATTGTGCAGATGGCGTTGGAGCGTCTGCCCGAGTTTGTTGTTCTCGCTCAGGAGCACGGAAGTATCTTGTTGCAGAAGGCATTCCAGGTTGGAATTAGTACTAATGTGAACAGTGCTGTGCCAATTACAGAAGCTTTAGCACTCCTGAATTTGCAGTATGGTAATTAA
- the LOC135369822 gene encoding DNA fragmentation factor subunit beta-like — protein MTRKGHSNSRPFVLQNVQRLRKLIVGTSVEDLLTKACAEFKLPRNDVQLLCEDGSEVDDEYLAFCSDYTVLTVLKSSEEVKYVPQKVKEHVEQMQKLLSQRDVEVSAAFAESDREKLVSILQKSAQQLEVPKHLVLADSRDEHPDWFRDLKNETSKKKVMRRKATSRIKGYYHKSKSDLLKNFADTHRPCLDYVFREFSRYLKENDANGVYFVRGERDALCTDVGLFTCEGVFDASECASAGHNINPYVSREHLTVFGTWNLDHGVERSRTILPAIKTAVEEARGRCINIKYFYKLLFTKENLKLVHPVCHLKTLHKNFVADRKHWYLVNETMSHGDSKKTCGRKARVYCTEA, from the exons ATGACGAGGAAAGGACACAGCAACAGCAGGCCATTTGTGCTGCAAAACGTCCAACGACTCAGAAAACTTATTGTTGGTACGTCGGTTGAGGATCTGCTGACAAAAGCTTGCGCCGAATTTAAG TTACCTCGAAATGATGTGCAACTATTATGTGAAGATGGCAGTGAAGTCGATGACGAATACTTAGCATTTTGCAGCGATTATACAGTCCTAACGGTGCTAAAGTCGAGCGAAGAAGTGAAAT ATGTCCCACAGAAGGTGAAGGAGCACGTCGAGCAGATGCAGAAGCTGTTGTCACAGAGAGATGTCGAAGTCAGTGCAGCGTTTGCAGAATCGGATCGAGAAAAACTTGTGAGCATCCTGCAAAAGTCTGCACAGCAGTTGGAAGTCCCAAAGCATCTCGTATTGGCCGACAGCAGGGATGAGCATCCAGACTGGTTCAGAG ATTTAAAGAATGAAACCTCGAAGAAGAAAGTCATGCGCAGAAAAGCCACTTCTCGGATAAAAGGATATTATCACAAA TCAAAGAGTGACCTCCTGAAGAATTTTGCTGATACACATCGTCCTTGTTTGGACTACGTGTTCCGAGAGTTTTCGCGCTACCTGAAAGAGAACGATGCAAATGGAGTCTACTTTGTGAGGGGAGAGAGAGACGCGTTGTGCACTGACGTGGGGCTCTTCACCTGCGAGGGTGTCTTTGACGCCTCAGAATGTGCAAGTGCTGGCCATAACATCAACCCATATGTGAGCCGTGAACATTTGACTGTATTTGGAACGTGGAACCTTGATCATGG GGTCGAAAGGTCTCGGACCATACTGCCAGCCATAAAGACAGCGGTTGAGGAAGCAAGAGGGAGGTGCATAAACATCAAATATTTCTACAAGCTCCTCTTCACGAAGGAAAACCTCAAACTGGTTCATCCTGTCTGCCACTTGAAGACTCTGCACAAGAACTTTGTTGCTGACAGAAAACACTGGTACTTAGTCAATGAAACAATGTCACATGGAGACAGTAAGAAGACATGTGGGAGAAAAGCAAGAGTATATTGCACTGAGGCATGA
- the LOC135369823 gene encoding cation-dependent mannose-6-phosphate receptor-like, with the protein MLSCNVNSAVNLLYLIAITCSYVLHISVGAEDCVLVNKDSTSEKDILQRLTGLKGETISLEDKVGGKIRNVYEVGICTNANKSIPQAGAVQHDMVHNQTYKLGSIKATALKGGSDWIVITYKDGDKYNGTCGSGAREVHIMVTCNSTVHHGTLELVEGNTDNGTECSYLFVVGSSIVCSPPKKAEKHGLSGGSVFCILFFTVVGCYLFLGFLYKRIVVGAKGVEQIPNYKFWKDFGSLQADGCNFLCRGQCAATPEDPSYRNIDERPRRAEEDRDDQLLSM; encoded by the exons ATGCTCTCGTGTAACGTAAACAGCGCAGTTAATCTATTATATTTGATCGCTATTACGTGCAGTTATGTTTTGCACATTTCAGTGGGGGCAGAGGATTGTGTGCTTGTGAACAAGGACTCTACTAGTGAGAAAGACATCCTGCAACGTTTGACTGGCTTGAAGGGCGAAAC GATCTCACTGGAAGATAAAGTTGGCGGTAAAATACGGAACGTGTACGAAGTAGGGATATGTACAAATGCCAACAAGTCAATCCCCCAAGCTGGGGCTGTACAACATGACATGGTTCACAATCAGACATACAAGCTTGGCAGCATCAAGGCAACAGCTTTAAAAGGAGGAA GCGACTGGATAGTGATAACATATAAGGATGGGGACAAGTATAACGGTACATGTGGAAGTGGCGCACGAGAAGTGCACATTATGGTCACCTGCAACTCGACCGTTCATCAT GGGACCCTGGAACTAGTGGAAGGGAACACGGACAACGGCACGGAATGTTCGTACCTGTTCGTGGTTGGAAGTAGCATCGTGTGCTCACCGCCAAAGAAAGCGGAAAAGCATGGACTGAGTGGAGGTTCCGTGTTCTGCATCTT GTTCTTCACGGTTGTCGGATGTTACCTGTTTCTTGGGTTTCTGTACAAGAGAATTGTCGTCGGTGCCAAAGGAGTGGAACAAATACCAAACTACAAATTTTGGAAAGATTTTGGCAGCCTCCAGGCG GACGGCTGCAACTTCCTATGCCGTGGCCAGTGTGCCGCCACACCAGAAGACCCGTCGTACCGCAACATCGACGAAAGGCCACGACGAGCGGAAGAAGACAGAGATGATCAGCTGCTGTCTATGTAG